From bacterium, one genomic window encodes:
- the meaB gene encoding methylmalonyl Co-A mutase-associated GTPase MeaB: MNELAGKIISGDIRSIARGITVIENDDAGSALLLKELYRHTGKAYLIGITGPPGGGKSTLVDKLIKHYRKQKLRVGVLAVDPTSPFSGGAILGDRVRMQQHATDDGVFIRSMGSRGHLGGLALATTDAAKILDAAGYDIVIFETVGIGQSEVEVAGRVDTTVLVTVPGLGDDVQVLKAGTMEIADIFAVNKADREGVERCVIELEQLLSVKEMDQSTFLPPILQLVAKENKGVKELAGAIEKHREYLLAEGRLEAKRRARVKDEVHNIITNRLDKWARAKLTHDMETRENLEELYQKKTDPYSVARDIINQLGIEKP, translated from the coding sequence ATGAACGAACTGGCCGGTAAAATAATCAGCGGAGACATCCGCTCCATCGCCCGGGGCATCACCGTGATCGAGAACGACGATGCCGGGTCGGCTCTGCTATTGAAGGAGCTTTACCGGCACACCGGCAAGGCCTACCTGATAGGCATCACCGGGCCGCCGGGCGGAGGCAAGTCCACTTTGGTGGACAAGCTGATAAAGCATTACCGCAAACAAAAGCTCAGGGTCGGGGTGCTGGCGGTGGATCCCACCAGCCCCTTCTCCGGCGGGGCCATTTTGGGCGACCGGGTAAGGATGCAGCAGCACGCCACCGATGACGGGGTCTTCATCCGCTCCATGGGCAGCCGCGGGCATCTGGGCGGGCTGGCCCTGGCCACCACCGACGCCGCCAAGATACTGGACGCGGCCGGCTATGATATCGTGATCTTCGAGACGGTGGGCATCGGGCAGTCCGAAGTGGAGGTGGCCGGCCGGGTGGACACCACGGTGCTGGTCACCGTTCCCGGCCTGGGCGACGACGTCCAGGTGCTGAAGGCCGGGACCATGGAGATAGCCGACATCTTCGCGGTCAACAAGGCCGACCGGGAGGGAGTGGAGCGCTGCGTGATAGAGCTGGAGCAGCTTTTGTCGGTAAAGGAGATGGACCAAAGCACCTTTCTGCCGCCCATCCTGCAACTGGTGGCCAAGGAGAACAAGGGAGTCAAGGAACTGGCCGGGGCCATTGAAAAACACCGGGAGTATCTTTTAGCCGAAGGCCGGCTGGAGGCCAAGCGCCGGGCCCGGGTCAAGGACGAGGTCCACAACATCATCACCAACCGGCTGGACAAATGGGCCCGGGCCAAACTGACCCACGACATGGAGACCAGGGAGAACCTGGAGGAGCTGTATCAAAAGAAGACCGACCCCTATTCGGTGGCCCGGGACATCATCAATCAGCTGGGCATAGAAAAACCTTGA
- a CDS encoding CsgG/HfaB family protein yields the protein MKQRFLLWTALLLFGALAAGGCASARVKGNIYKKGPIDLKTAKFAVLPFNSASSGKTMSERVSTDGNAIADILTIEMLFKGYQVLERDKVRDIFKEVALSQSITVMSDDPKKISEMGKYLGVDYIVYGSVIQYDFQLAKGGMLSGGGGWKTAVGISARVVDVKSATVVMICTASQSGSDLAEALGGISQAFTNALSEEKIYVWQ from the coding sequence ATGAAGCAAAGATTTTTGCTTTGGACTGCCCTGCTGTTGTTCGGCGCGCTGGCGGCCGGGGGCTGCGCTTCGGCCAGGGTCAAGGGCAACATCTACAAAAAAGGCCCGATAGATCTGAAGACCGCCAAGTTCGCCGTCCTGCCGTTCAACAGCGCCAGTTCGGGGAAGACCATGTCCGAGAGGGTCTCCACCGACGGCAACGCCATCGCTGACATCCTGACCATCGAGATGCTGTTCAAGGGTTATCAGGTGCTGGAACGGGACAAGGTCCGGGACATCTTCAAGGAAGTTGCCCTTTCCCAGTCCATCACGGTCATGTCCGACGACCCCAAGAAGATCTCCGAGATGGGCAAATACCTGGGGGTGGACTACATCGTTTACGGCTCGGTGATCCAATATGATTTTCAACTGGCCAAGGGGGGAATGCTCTCCGGCGGCGGCGGATGGAAGACCGCGGTGGGGATCTCCGCCCGGGTGGTGGACGTTAAATCAGCCACGGTGGTGATGATCTGCACTGCCAGCCAGTCCGGCTCGGACCTGGCCGAGGCCCTGGGGGGCATCAGCCAGGCATTCACCAACGCCTTAAGCGAGGAGAAGATATATGTTTGGCAGTAA